A stretch of the Salminus brasiliensis chromosome 23, fSalBra1.hap2, whole genome shotgun sequence genome encodes the following:
- the LOC140545949 gene encoding uncharacterized protein translates to MRLLTNVVRYLILTVWWIALLYLSEQQANAGDTLEPCRGRDCSVCRCQPAKGAQGPPGKLGEQGPQGESGPRGPPGRLGEKGRRGVQGEPGLEGPSGERGRTGTPGFSGANGVNGHPGAGGLPGPPGPNGCNGSRGDPGPSGPSGIGGAPGLDGLPGPKGLKGEATFVSIGGLPGNPGLPGPLGPPGLPGIDGLPGGLGPPGPAGFIGPAGPPGPQGPPGDDGRSLPGPKGNEGAPGMQGLPGPDELEEPPVDHLIKGAKGEKGDTGACGPDGPDGTPSAPGVKGEKGIPGFPGLRGLPGIDGLAGPRGSQGPHGDPGAPGQRGRPGLKGGRGDPGLRGPPGDRHLDPQPGYPGDPGPRGPPGPSGDFGLMGDPGQPGQSGATFSGPPGPPGLHGPEGPKGFKGDPGLLNIIPGPPGSPGFPGIKGVRGPPGQSGNCCCCISGLPGDKGDQGFPGVKGYKGQKGCPGDIFCSSDGSSQLGPSGPPGPPGYNGFPGTKGLRGELGPRGDPGPLGPSGIPGPPGPKGFKGQKGDPYYSTTRGIKGDQGNPGRIGPQGAIGHPGLPGQPGLVGDPGPPGDGYPGSKGYKGYPGTAGLKGYPGPAGPQGIGVPGPRGPPGPPGDQGTEGPPGSSGPKGQKGDVLPCIPGNPSPPGPQGDSGDQGPPGPPGPPGYQGLSGLQGPKGEKGDDGNSGGHGPPGHPGIRGDPGDPGPPGCSYNGAAGSPGPPGPPGLKGPPGDSLRGRPGIPGTGFPGLPGPKGGQGLQGPNGLQGETGLPGSVGCKGQHGDPGDPGPHGPPGVSSGSCNGYPGFPGPSGLPGLPGQPGIRGVKGEPGLAGFPGNGLKGTPGPPGQPGPPGAPGPHGLRGPPGAPGGLSGMKGIRGHPGLPGLKGLPGYPGLPGPPGRPGVKGDEGQIGVAGDDGCKGSKGISGLPGPPGLVSLLKGRRGSLGINGRPGFTGPRGPKGVPGSPGKHGVNGLNGGPGFQKGFPGLPGRSGPQGSPGPPGPKGYPGVMGFPGHVGDQGDPGLPGLNGAPGNQGLPGAQGDKGDSVGIPGPQGPKGFQGDNGPKAEEEGVFGDPGDQGLQGPRGLPGPPGSPGPPGSPGPQGHIGPPGFSRFGLPGPPGALGSPGPKGYPGLPGLKGFPGPPGLDGLHGLPGNKGERGGTGSGISGPPGLRGDPGDQGLPGSPGNPGISHPGQKGLPGQPGDPGPPGTSGPPGVPGRNCDRSIPGLSGDLGPSGPYGPPGPPGEVGPPGLVFPYSGDPGDVGLPGHPGPKGLKGTEGLPGRPGYSGPPGPKGVQGLPGLIGPPGAPGLVGRPGPPGFKGDKGMKGDMGSQGQPGIVIPGPPPYRLGPQGKPGPPGSPGFPGAPGLPGNPGSTGLKGLRGNRGPPGQQGIAGHAGLCGAAGDPGPQGFVGPQGPPGPKGEPGFPGPSVSVSSVFLLVIHSQSEAIPECPLGMPLLWSGYSLLYLEGQERAYTQDLGQAGSCLRIFSTMPFSYCNSAACHYASRNDKSYWLTTNRPVPMMPVSGGEIQQYISRCVVCQAPAPAVAVHNQDSSVPSCPSGWRSLWIGYSFLMHTGSGDEGGGQSLTSPGSCLKDFRTQPFVECQGLRGTCHYFANIYSFWLTRVSCEFVESPQTQTLKAADQQRNRTSRCHVCMKW, encoded by the exons ATGAGGCTGTTGACCAACGTGGTTAGATATCTAATCCTTACTGTCTG GTGGATCGCTCTGCTCTACCTTTCAGAACAGCAGGCCAACGCG GGCGACACACTGGAGCCATGTAGAGGCAGAGACTGCTCTGTGTGCAGGTGCCAGCCGGCCAAAGGAGCGCAG GGGCCTCCAGGTAAGCTGGGTGAGCAGGGTCCGCAGGGTGAGTCAGGGCCTCGTGGTCCACCGGGTCGGCTGGGAGAAAAAGGAAGACGAGGAGTCCAGGGAGAGCCTGGGTTAGAGGGGCCTTCAGGGGAGAGG GGACGTACCGGAACTCCAGGGTTTTCTGGAGCAAATGGTGTTAAC GGACACCCTGGTGCAGGAGGCCTTCCTGGCCCACCTGGTCCGAATGGCTGTAATGGCAGTCGGGGGGATCCTGGCCCTTCTGGGCCATCAGGGATTGGTGGAGCACCTGGATTAGAT GGATTGCCTGGTCCCAAAGGCCTGAAGGGGGAGGCAACGTTTGTATCCATTGGGGGACTTCCA GGAAACCCTGGTCTGCCGGGTCCTCTTGGCCCACCT GGACTACCTGGCATTGACGGGCTCCCTGGAGGCCTAGGCCCTCCTGGTCCAGCTGGCTTTATT GGTCCTGCCGGTCCTCCAGGGCCTCAGGGACCACCC GGTGATGATGGCAGGTCACTTCCTGGTCCGAAAGGCAATGAG GGAGCTCCTGGCATGCAAGGTCTACCTGGACCAGATGAGCTGGAGGAGCCTCCTGTGGACCACCTCATTAAAGGAGCGAAG GGGGAGAAGGGGGATACAGGAGCCTGTGGGCCAGATGGACCAGAT GGAACTCCGTCAGCACCTGGGGTGAAAGGAGAAAAGGGGATTCCGGGATTTCCTGGCCTTCGG GGTCTTCCAGGTATTGATGGCTTGGCAGGACCTCGAGGTTCACAG GGACCTCATGGAGACCCAGGAGCACCTGGTCAGCGTGGTCGCCCAGGTCTGAAG GGGGGAAGAGGGGATCCAGGTTTAAGAGGTCCTCCAGGGGATCGCCATCTCGACCCACAGCCAG GTTACCCAGGTGACCCGGGTCCACGTGGACCACCAGGACCTTCAGGGGATTTTGGACTGATGGGAGACCCAGGACAACCTGGACAAAGTGGAGCGACCTTCTCAG GTCCCCCTGGCCCTCCTGGACTGCATGGTCCTGAGGGACCTAAAGGTTTCAAGGGAGACCCAGGCTTGCTAAACATTATTCCTGGGCCACCCGGATCACCTGGATTTCCTGGGATCAAAGGAGTCAGAGGCCCACCTGGGCAATCAGGTAACT GCTGCTGTTGTATTTCCGGCCTGCCTGGAGATAAAGGGGACCAAGGATTTCCTGGGGTAAAAGGCTATAAAGGGCAGAAAG GCTGTCCCGGGGATATCTTTTGCAGCTCTGATGGGTCAAGCCAGCTTGGCCCTTCTGGCCCACCCGGACCTCCAGGATATAATGGTTTTCCTGGGACGAAGGGACTGAGGGGTGAACTAGGGCCCCGAGGAGACCCAGGTCCACTAGGCCCTAGT GGAATTCCAGGTCCACCTGGTCCTAAGGGCTTTAAAGGTCAGAAAGGAGACCCTTATTATTCAACTACAAGAG GCATAAAAGGAGACCAGGGCAATCCAGGGCGTATTGGTCCACAAGGAGCTATTGGTCATCCAGGACTTCCAGGGCAACCTGGTTTGGTTGGAGACCCAGGACCACCA GGTGATGGTTATCCTGGTTCCAAGGGATACAAAGGATACCCTGGAACTGCAGGGCTTAAAGGATACCCAGGACCTGCAGGACCTCAAGGCATAGGTGTGCCTGGGCCAAGAGGGCCACCAGGACCACCAGGAGACCAGGGCACAGAAGGTCCACCAGGATCTTCTGGGCCTAAAGGTCAAAAAG GGGATGTGCTTCCGTGTATTCCGGGTAACCCTAGCCCACCAGGACCACAGGGTGACAGTGGGGACCAAG GACCGCCTGGACCACCAGGACCACCTGGATATCAAGGCTTATCTGGTCTACAGGGACCAAAAGGCGAAAAAGGAGATGATGGAAACAGTGGGGGGCACGGACCTCCAG GTCATCCAGGAATACGAGGCGATCCAGGAGATCCAGGACCCCCTGGATGCAGCTATAATGGTGCAGCAGGATCACCAGGGCCACCAGGACCTCCAGGGTTAAAGGGGCCTCCAGGAGATTCCCTCAGAGGTAGACCGGGAATACCTGGAACAGGATTTCCTGGACTCCCTGGTCCAAAGGGTGGTCAAGGTCTTCAAGGCCCCAATGGATTACAAG GAGAAACAGGCCTTCCTGGAAGTGTAGGATGTAAAGGGCAACATGGAGACCCTGGAGACCCAGGCCCACATGGACCACCAGGAGTTAGCTCTGGCTCCTGTAATGGTTATCCAGGCTTCCCAGGCCCCTCTGGACTTCCAGGCCTGCCTGGACAGCCAG GCATCAGAGGTGTGAAAGGAGAACCGGGACTGGCAGGTTTTCCTGGAAATGGACTGAAGGGAACTCCTGGTCCACCTGGTCAACCTGGTCCCCCTGGTGCACCTGGACCTCATGGCTTAAGAGGACCACCTGGAGCGCCAGGTGGGCTCTCTGGAATGAAAG GAATCAGAGGACATCCTGGGTTGCCTGGATTAAAAGGATTGCCTGGATACCCAGGTCTTCCAGGGCCACCGGGTAGACCAGGGGTGAAAGGTGATGAGGGCCAGATAGGTGTGGCAGGGGATGATGGCTGCAAAGGATCTAAAG GTATTAGCGGACTTCCAGGACCTCCAGGTCTTGTATCTCTCTTGAAAGGCAGGAGGGGTTCACTTGGGATCAATGGAAGGCCAGGCTTTACAGGACCTAGAG GACCTAAAGGTGTTCCAGGGTCACCTGGTAAACACGGCGTGAATGGACTGAATGGTGGCCCTGGGTTTCAGAAAGGCTTTCCTGGCTTACCTGGAAGAAGTGGCCCTCAGGGATCACCAGGCCCACCTGGACCTAAAGGATATCCAGGAGTTATGGGCTTCCCAGGACATGTTGGAGATCAG GGTGATCCAGGTCTTCCTGGACTAAATGGAGCACCAGGAAACCAGGGACTGCCAGGAGCTCAAG GTGACAAAGGAGACTCTGTCGGAATTCCAGGTCCACAAGGGCCGAAGGGGTTTCAGGGTGACAATGGACCAAAAG CTGAGGAAGAAGGAGTCTTTGGGGACCCGGGAGACCAAGGACTTCAAGGCCCGAGAGGGCTGCCTGGTCCCCCTGGATCTCCTGGACCACCAGGTTCTCCAGGTCCTCAAG GACACATAGGTCCTCCAGGATTTTCGCGTTTTGGTCTTCCTGGTCCTCCAGGAGCTCTAGGATCACCAGGACCTAAAGGTTATCCAGGACTACCAGGTCTAAAAG GATTTCCAGGACCTCCTGGACTAGATGGCCTGCATGGTCTCCCTGGtaataaaggagagagaggcggGACAG GTTCTGGTATATCTGGTCCTCCTGGTTTACGAGGTGATCCTGGAGACCAGGGTCTGCCCGGTTCCCCCGGAAATCCAGGAATCTCCCATCCAGGACAGAAGGGCCTGCCAGGGCAGCCTGGAGACCCAG GTCCCCCTGGCACCTCCGGTCCACCTGGCGTCCCAGGCAGAAACTGTGACAGATCAATCCCAGGACTCAGCGGGGACCTAGGTCCATCTGGACCTTACGGACCTCCAG GTCCACCAGGTGAAGTTGGACCTCCAGGGTTAGTTTTCCCCTACTCAGGAGACCCAGGTGACGTGGGGCTACCAGGGCACCCTGGGCCAAAGGGCTTGAAAGGTACAGAGGGACTCCCAGGACGTCCTGGGTACAGTGGACCACCAGGGCCCAAAG GGGTGCAAGGATTACCTGGCTTGATAGGTCCTCCAGGAGCACCAGGTCTCGTAGGCAGACCTGGGCCACCAGGGTTCAAGGGTGATAAAGGAATGAAAGGGGACATGG GTTCCCAAGGACAACCTGGTATAGTCATCCCAGGCCCTCCCCCATACAGACTGGGACCACAAGGAAAGCCTGGACCACCTGGATCACCGGGATTCCCAGGAGCTCCTGGACTTCCAGGAAACCCAGGATCCACAG GGCTGAAAGGTCTGAGGGGCAATCGTGGTCCACCTGGGCAGCAAGGAATTGCAGGACATGCAGGTCTTTGTGGGGCAGCTGGAGATCCTGGACCACAAGGCTTTGTTGGACCACAAG GCCCTCCAGGTCCCAAGGGAGAGCCTGGTTTCCCAGGCCCAAGTGTGTCAGTGAGCTCTGTGTTTCTCCTGGTGATCCACAGTCAATCTGAGGCAATACCTGAGTGTCCTTTAGGCATGCCTCTTCTTTGGAGTGGTTACAGCCTGCTTTATCTGGAGGGCCAGGAGAGAGCATACACACAAGATTTAG GCCAAGCAGGCTCATGTCTACGTATCTTCAGCACCATGCCCTTCTCCTACTGTAACTCTGCTGCCTGTCACTACGCCAGTCGCAATGACAAGTCCTACTGGCTTACCACTAACAGACCCGTGCCCATGATGCCAGTATCAGGTGGAGAGATCCAACAGTACATCAGCCGCTGTGTGGTGTGTCAGGCTCCTGCTCCAGCGGTGGCAGTCCATAACCAGGACTCCAGTGTGCCCAGCTGTCCGTCTGGCTGGAGAAGCCTTTGGATAGGCTACTCATTCCTCATG CACACTGGCTCTGGCGATGAGGGTGGTGGTCAGTCTCTGACCTCTCCTGGAAGCTGTCTGAAGGACTTCAGGACGCAGCCCTTCGTGGAGTGCCAGGGCCTGCGTGGCACGTGCCACTACTTTGCCAACATCTACAGCTTTTGGCTGACTCGCGTGAGCTGCGAGTTTGTCGAGTCcccacagacacaaacactgaAGGCTGCAGATCAGCAGCGGAACCGCACCAGCCGATGCCACGTCTGCATGAAATGGTGA